acgcacatatctcacacaagacactacagtctattttgaatgcagtggcTTGATTGATTTTCTTGCTAGTTGTTTCCTcctttgctgagccactctgtcagtctctacagtatttgcctgttttaccgtatctaatataaaattcttctgctaacatacaaggccatcgacaaaactgcaccaacatacatctcttctcttgtcttgaaatatttcccaacttgacacctctgttctgcgcaagatctgcgtctctcatccccTATTACTACatgctcccattctcagttacaggacttttttggtcTGCTccgactttgtggaattccctccctcgcgcaGTAAGACTTTCCTATGTTCTTCAAACcctaagcattctctgaaaacccacctcttcaggcaagcttataatattcctcaaccaccattaccttttaccctattaccaccctttacacagttcacacaagacaacaaccctatgACTCCCTGATCAactttgctgtgtgactggatcatatagcccactatgtACTTTTCACTTTTGCAATCTGGttagaccaatatgcaatatgtagacttatcctcatgtatcaaatgaacattgtcccatagattgtaagcttgagagcagggcactcttacctctctgtctgcatggaactatggaatttgctggtgctatacaaataaatgatgatggtagtATAATAAAAATAGGTCAATGCCTCAAACATATGCTAATATTTCTAAATACATGATACGATCAAGCCCTTTTTTTGGTAACTGATTTCTGGAGATGTTCATGAGGTAGATGCTTCCAAAGGGTTGGACCTGCCCAGCAAATAAATATGCGGAATAAAGTACTTTGTATGTTTTGTGGCAGCAGTTTACATAGTGTGTCTATAGCAGCACTTATTACAGCCTCTCACAACAtggaaaaaattcttatgaaactTAATGTCCAGTCTGTAACCAGAGAACATGGACAGGAAGGAACTGTAGcatcaaatataataaaaacacccaATAAAAGCTGTAGGCTAGAATGTATATAACCCCTGCCAGACGGGGCCCCTTGGCCTAGGGACAACCCAGTAAAAtgatataatatttaatttaacaggTACCCCATGAATCTCTCCTGGGAATAAATCTACCATATGATAGGAAACCATGCTTGTCAGTATTAAGATGTCACTTATTTTCAAGGTGTTGTGGTTCCCTATCAGCCAGTCAGAGGCAGGAGGTACTTGATGTGTGTCTTACTCTATGCCCACTAACTTGATGCCCCTTCTCTCTACTATTGTATTTTCTCTAAGTTCCAACCAAATGGAATATGAAGCTAATATCATTCTCTTTGAAACCTTTTACAGTCTTGTTCTCTGTATCTCCCTGTACTGACCTTTACTGACCTTCTGTTCACCTTTTACACATCTCCATCAATACTTCCTTGGAAAGTCAATCTCCACTCTCTTCACAAACCTTTATCTAGCAATCATAACAGGTAGACATcacggacctgattcattaaggaaaggaaagcaaataaattgagtaactttgaacctgggcaaaaccttgttgcattggagggggagataaatttaaaatgtggggacagatttatagttaggatagagcatgtcctagatcaacattaaatttaagtttaaaaataagctatcatTTGTGTGCTCCacgaaaaaacagccggtatttaacttatgtgcaaaataataaactaatttgcaccccttgtattgtaacatggttttgtccaggagaaaacttactaatttttttgctttactttccttaatgaatcaggccccatgtccttTCCATTCATTGCATAGCATTTCTTTTTATAGCTATCAATATTACATTAACTAATACTAGATCAACCAAATCTTTAGAAATCACAAGTTTAGACTTTTAATAAATTAAGTGCAATTTGAAGTACCTTGAAACCTGGTGTCTGCTCATTACAGTGCAACCTTGTTACAGTGTAGAACACACTCGCATTGTGCTACATGTAACGTTCTTTGCATTGGACTCCAGAAGACTATCTGTTATATTCTAGCACTTTAATATATCCAATGAAATCTTTCTAACAATCTTCAGCGATATTAATATGTAACAGGAGACATTTCTGTTTGTGATCAGATAAAGACATAGAGCAGAAGGAAAGGAGCACGGCTGGACCAGACCCAACACAGTCAGAGCTGATGCCGGAGACAACACAGTCAAAGCTGGTACCAGACCCAACACAGTCAGAGCTGGTGCCGGAGACAACACAGTCAGAGCTGATGCCAGACCCAACACAGTCAGAGCTGATGCCAGACCCAACACAGTCAGAGCTGATGCCAGACCCAACACAGTCAGAGCTGGTACCAGACCCAACACAGTCAGAGCTGATGCCAGACCCAACACAGTCAGAGCTGGTACCAGACCCAACACAGTCAGAGCTGATGCCAGACCCAACACAGTCAGAGCTGCTGCCAGACCCAACACAGTCAGAGCTGGTACCAGACCCAACACAGTCAGAGCTGGTACCAGACCCAACACAGTCAGAGCTGATGCCAAACCCAACACAGTCAGAGCTGATGTCAGACCAAACACAGTCAGAGCTGGTACCAGACCCAACACAGTCAGAGCTAATGCCAAACCCAACACAGTCAGAGCTGATGCCAAACCCAACACAGTCAGAGCTGATGCCAGACCCAACACAGTCAGAGCTGATGCCAGACCCAACACAGTCAGAGCTGATGTCAGACCAAACACAGTCAGAGCTGATGCCGGAGATAACACAGTCAGAGCTGGTACCAGAGACAACACCGTGGGATCTGGTGCCGGACCCAACACAGTCAGAGATGATGGCAGACACTGCACAGACCACACCAAAAAGTTTGGAGATTAGCTCACCACAAGACTTTGAACAAGTTAGTACTTCCAGTCACAAAATAGAACATCCAACTCTCTCAATGTGGTCATCGTCTCCTCTGGAGACTGCAACAAAGATTACAACAGACAAAATATTTTCCAACAATGGACCAGGTGCATCAGGAGGGAAAGAACTAATTGCGCCAGTTACAATTAGCAATCCACCATTGTTCTCCAAGAAGCCATTAACTGAGGACATTTCTGTGTTAGTAGACAAGGATCAGCAGGACGAACTAAAGGACAGTCCACTACCAGTGGTAACACTAACCCTTCCAGCAGTGCTGCCACCATCCACTCCGTCCGTACAACTAACCAAGGACCAGAAGGATAGTAAAAAAGACAGACTGGAAACAACTAAGCGACCACTTTATGCTGACCCTAGAACAATCAAAAAAGTAAATAAGGAGAAAGAAACAAACAAGCAAAGCATAAACGTAATATTGTACCCTAAAAAGAATAAACTGAGACTAAATATCTTATCCAAAGCTGTTAAATGGAACTTTAAATCAGACACCTCAGGTAAGCGGAAAAACAGATGACTGAAGCGTCCTCCGATACATTGTAGGACATTCTAGAAAAGTGGAGGAAGCAGAAAGTTTGAGGAAATTGTCCTTTAAAttattgaaaattaaaaatatcatCACTATTATCTCCAGTTTAGAGCATGaaattgtcattttatagaatatgAAGTTAATTTATCGCCATTTCCTCAACATTCTTCTTCCTCCACTTGTATAACAATCCTCAGTGCAGGAAACTCCTCTAAACACCACAAGAGTTATACTCTCTCTTTCACTCCTAAAGTATATACCTGAGCCCATCATGTTTATATCTAGATgttctgtgatatatatatatatataacataggaCATTGTTATTCATCAGCAACTGAATCCCGACATGAACTTTTATTGGGTcacttttgataaaaaaaattagttgATTGAAGCTTAAATTTTAATTACAAATAGAAAATTCACTTTTACTTCTACAACATAAAAATTCAGGCATTTAATTTGTCTTTCATCCTTTTGTTTTTGCCACATATCCAGAAGGAACATACTTTGGTAAACATGCCTACAAGCCGCACATTAAGCAGGCTCATAGGGCTCCATGTCCATACCCATGTCTCAATCCACCATCAAAGTATCCACTAGTGTCTCCTCTATATCGCACAAATCATATATCACCTATGGGAGGACCAGACAAACAAGATGGCACAGTCATCAAATCCTTCATTAACCCAAGTACCAAGCAGCTGTGTAAACTGTTTGGATATAAAAGAGGAATATACAGCTTGTATCTGCCACAAACTGGATCGTCCAACAATATTGAGGAGAATTTAACTGGCTAAGACAAACAGTTAAAACGACAAATCAGGTAAGAGAACTGTGTGAGGGTAATCACAGATGACAGGTAAGATTACATTTGGCATCCAGTTTGTGCCTTCAGGTGGTACATTGTTTAGGAAAATTAAATAGGCAGCTGCTAAGTCCATGTCCCCATTGTTGGACCACCTACAATGCAGAagatcttcttttcttctatttCTGGGATAACAATGATACATCGCATGCTTCATTCTCCAGGTACAACtaactaatatatattattattattacttatataATAAGTTCTTCAAGGCTGGAATAACACTCATTAatggtttattttaatgtattgttttggTATTCTCTCTTTATCCATTGTCTACAAGTAACAATGTATAATCATATATTAACATATAGACATTCTATATAAAGCCCCTGTGATTAACAAGACTAACAGATGTATGTACTTTGCATGTCTAGTGAACACTGATAGCAGCAAACATCCCACAGTGACTGCAGGGAATACAAACACAGAAAGACCTTCCTTTGTGCCCAGAGATCTGCTGTCCAGCATTGCTTCCTTCTTCTGGTCCAAATGGTTTTAGTAAGTGTTACATGAGCTTCACTAATTACTAAGCAACAAAACTTTACATTGGTTAAATGTCAAATGATTAACCCACCATTCCCTGATTCACTCACTGCAGATTTTACTGGATAATTCCTTTGTTTCCCTCAGATTATTGTCCCACTCTCTCTCCCCGGTGATTATTCCTCCTTAGTATTACATAGAATATAGTTTAAATGACTGTGTGTGATGTGTAACGTATACAATTTCCCATGTCTGTGTGTTCTGGATAATTACTCCTTTGTCTTTTGTCTCAGGTTTTGAAAGAAGACTTTTCAGCGTTTTATGGTCCTTgtctgcacatcatcatcatcatcatcatcatcatttatttatatagcgccactaattccgcagcacatGGTGCAAGAAGCCAACATCTGAGAACCATCTTTCTCTGTGTTATCATAGCGCATTGTGTACTATGGAGccatagtatttattttatgtgtgggACCTACCAGCATTACCCGACCGAACTACTATCAATGTACCCAGCATACAAGATACAGCAAAGGCAAAATCCAATCCACAAGTTGTTGTATAATAATTGTCTGTAGAGAGCAGAGTGTAAAAACATTATATACAATAATCTGTCATTTAACACTTCAGTTTATCATGTTCTGGCTCTCAGCCCAATGGACCTGGTGACAGGAGCTTAAAGGGACTGTGTTTGTATTGATCCATAGTACTTGTCTTACGACATCACTGGAACGAGTCCCCCTCAGGAATTATCCCAGTGTTCATGAGAACATCATATTAACTTAATGACCATATAATTACTTGCTACTATAACTTGTAACACAGGTATTTCTGTGTGTTTCCAGCAGACGGCAAAGCAGAAACAGATTTAATGTTTAGGTCTCGGTATATATGTATGGAATCTATTACCAGGAAGGCTGGAGACGAGGTTAACCGGATAATGTTTTACCATAATTTAGAGCAACATATCTATAATATGCTAAATGATATCCAGAATTTGCACCTGTCTTTTCTCACATTGCTCATCCATCTGATCcttacagtgactgtaggagaaaTAGCTCAgtaattatatttctgtatttatatattattgaagGAAGACGTTGGTGTGGTGTCAGCACAAGGCTGGGcaacatacaacatacaacatacagcatacaacatacaacatacaacatAAATTATCAGCGTACATATGGTAGCatttttatcagtgtttcttatATTTGTAATTGTTAATAGATTAAACGTttcaaataaaagaataaaatctGCTTTATTCTTGTTGATAGGATGGATTCCAtgacatattttataatattagcCTTATAAACACGATACACTTACTACCCTCTTCCACCACAACAACCAACGCTTCCACCTACTCTACAGGTTCTGGCCGGCTTGAACTAACGTTGTACAATAATGTACAGTAAtctcagcaaccaatcagacatcagCTGACATTGTTCATTTTGCACTAGACAGATTTAAGCTAACTGTGGATTGGCTGCCAGGGGTTACTGCACATCAAATATTGGTTTTGGTGGTAATGGTATTTATTACATTGGTTTATTAAGGATATCCTTTAATGACATAATCTCATCTGACTTCAATATTACAGGATGTTCGTACTTCATAGTTTTATCATTGTGTCTTATATATATTATCAGAGCTTGTAACCATATGACCATTAATAGAATAACTATCGCTATTACTGACAATAACATGTAAAATATCTTTGTATTTGTATAGATTCAGCTGGAATATGAATCTATGACTATTTTTCTTGCTGTACAAACTTATATCAAATAATAAATCTATTGTACGCTGTTATTTAGCCGAATATTCCATCTGTGGAGCTCTCTATATAGTCTGCTTACTCCTCTGGGTCTATATCAGAAGATATGGTTACAGTTTTCCATTGACTACATACTTGAGACAGTAGGACATAGGAGAAACTTACATataatcagtgtcggactggggcatgaagaggggtgtggccagccatcatagaggcgggaccagacactagagggggaggggtcagcccaccaaggacagctagcaccatagtgtagtatataaagaatgcagtgtgtatataaagagtacatagtcttgacctgccctttagattgggcagaacagtcaccaaaaattgggattgtcccactagaccaggcttggctaacttgtggcacttcaggtgttgtgaaactacaagccctagcatgcttttccaatatatagcagcttattgctggaaggatatgctgggacttgtagtttcacaacacctggagtgccacaggttaaccaagcctgcactagactcagaacctttgacagactatcctaccagttcttgtcactttcaccacctctggctgctggtttctttagttgcggcttgtctggatcctggaatgttgggggccctatttgaaaaaaaataatgggtacatttagaaaattccaaccagccccggcgttaaatcaacaggacccacaattaatacttttgccttcctccagccccaacattaaagtaatagtattcccatttaataaacttatttccctccctccagacagcccctgaaataaattaatcgcatttacgtataataaatatacatatttcctgcaaccatcactgccattaaataattcatagtcacatttaataaatagacctcatgttcCTCaatctcagccccacattcaattaatagccccaaaaccaccccatcttaaattaatagtccccactgtaaaattaaattgccccaccttcaccctacaaacaaacaaaatagcacccattatttagccaccacctaccacacacacattacattgccacaagcccactgtgccatcacacacatttctgtgccccttaatcaccatgctgtgcctccttatgatcactctgggccctccatgctgcttttgcccctccttcttctggccgctcttcatcaccctgtgccatgctgctttggccccccttcactcttctgccatgctgtctttgccacatttcactctctgccatgctgtctgtgctcccccttcactctctgccatgctgcctgtgctcccccttcactctctgccatgctgtctttgccctttttcactttctgccatgctgtttttgccccttttcactctccgccatgctgtctgtgctccccttcactctctgccattcagtctgtgctcccccttttttcctctctgccatgctgtctgtgctcccccttttcattctctgccatgctgtctgtgctcccccttcactctctgccatgctgtctttgccctttttcactttctgccatgctgtttttgccccttttcactctccgccatgctgtctgtgctccccttcactctctgccattcagtctgtgctcccccttttttcctctctgccatgctgtctgtgctcccccttttcactctctgccatgctgtctgtgctcccccttcactctctgccatgctgtctttgccctttttcactttctgccatgctgtttttgccccttttcactctccgccatgctgtctgtgctctccttcactctctgcccttctgtctgtgctcccccttttttcctctctgccatgctgtctgtgctcccccttcactctctgccatgctgtctgtgctctccttcactctctgccatgctgtctgtgctatccttcactctctgccatgctgtctgtgctctccttcactctctgccattctgtctgtgctcccccttttttcctctctgccatgctgtctgtgctcccccttttcactctctgccatgctgtctgtgctcccccttcactctctgccatgctgtctgtgctcccccttcactctctgccatgctgtctgtgctcccccttttcactctctgccatgctgcctgtgctccccttaactctgccatgctgtctgtgcttccccttcactctctgccatgctgtctgtgctcccccttcactctctgccatgctgtctttgccccttttcactctctgccatgctgtctgtgctcccccttttcactctctgccatgctgtctgtgctcccccttcactctctgccatgctgtctgtgcccccccttcactctctgccatgctgtctgtgctcccccttcactctctgccatgctgtctgtgctcccccttttcactctctgccatgctgtctttggcccttttcactctctgccatgctgtctgcgcttcccttcactctctgccatgctgtctgtgctccccttttcactctctgccatgctgtcagtgctcccccttcactctctgccatgctgtctttgccccttttcactctctgccatgctatcTGTGCTCCACTTTTTCACTCTCTACCacgctgtctgtgctcccccttttcactctctgccatgctgtctttgcccctttttactctctgccatgctgtctgtgctcccccttcactctctgccatgctgtctgtactcccccttcactctctgccatgctgtctttggcccttttcactctctgccgtgctgtctgtgctcccccttttcactctctgccatgctgtctgcgctccccttcactctgtgccatgctgtatGCGcttcccttcactctctgccatgctgtctgtgctccccttttcactctctgccatgctgtctgtgctcccccttgactctctgccatgctgtctttgcccattttcactctctgccatgctgtctgtgctccactttttcactctctgccatgctgtctgtgctccccttttcactctctgccatgctgtctgtgctcccccttcactctctgccatgctgtctgtgctcccccttttcactctctgccatgctgtctgtgctccccctttttaaTCTcagccatgctgtctgtgctcccccttttcactctctgccatgctgtctgtgctccccctttttactctctgccatgctgtctgcgcTCCCCCtgtttactctctgccatgctgtctgcgctcccccttttcactctctgccatgctgtctgtgctcccccttttcactctctgccatgctgtctgtgctccccctttttactctctgccaggctgtctgtgctcccccttttcactctctgccattctgtctgtgctcctccttttttcctctctgccatgctgtctgtgctcccccttttcactctctgccatgctgtctgtgctcccccttcactctctgccatgctgtctgtgctctccttcactctctgccatgctgtctgtgctctccttcactctctgccatgctgtctgtgctctccttcactctctgccattctgtctgtgctcccccttttttcctctctgccatgctgtctgtgctcccccttttcactctctgccatgctgtctgtgctcccccttcactctctgccatgctgtctgtgctcccccttttcactctctgccatgctgcctgtgctccccttaactctgccatgctgtctgtgcttccccttcactctctgccatgctgtctgtgctcccccttcactctctgccatgctgtctttgccccttttcactctctgccatgctgtctgtgctcccccttttcactctctgccatgctgtctgtgcccccccttcactctctgccatgctgtctgtgctcccccttcactctctgccatgctgtctgtgctcccccttttcactctctgccatgctgtctttggcccttttcactctctgccatgctgtctgtgcttcccttcactctctgccatgctgtctgtgctccccttttcactctctgccatgctgtcagtgctcccccttcactctctgccatgctgtctttgccccttttcactctctgccatgctatcTGTGCTCCACTTTTTCACTCTCTACCacgctgtctgtgctcccccttttcactctctgccatgctgtctttgcccctttttactctctgccatgctgtctgtgctcccccttcactctctgccatgctgtctgtactcccccttcactctctgccatgctgtctttggcccttttcactctctgccgtgctgtctgtgctcccccttttcactctctgccatgctgtctgcgctccccttcactctgtgccatgctgtatGCGcttcccttcactctctgccatgctgtctgtgctccccttttcactctctgccatgctgtctgtgctcccccttcactctctgccatgctgtctttgcccattttcactctctgccatgctgtctgtgctccactttttcactctctgccatgctgtctgtgctccccttttcactctctgccatgctgtctgtgctcccccttcactctctgccatgctgtctttgcccattttcactctctgccatgctgtctgtgctccactttttcactctctgccatgctgtctgtgctctcccttttcactctctgccatgctgtctgtgctcccccttttcactctctgccatgctgtctgtgctccccctttttaaTCTcagccatgctgtctttgcccattttcactctctgccatgctgtctgtgctccccttttcactctctgccatgctgcctgtgctccccttaactctgccatgctgtctgtgcttccccttcactctctgccatgctgtctgtgctcccccttcactctctgccatgctgtctgtgctcccccttttaactctctgccatgctgtctttgcccctttttactctctgccatgctgtctgtgctcccccttcactctctgccatgctgtctgtgctcccccttcactctctgccatgctgtctgtgctcccccttttaaCTCTCTGCCAAGCTGTCTTTGCccattttcactctctgccatgctgtctgtgctccccttttcactctctgccatgctgcctgtgctccccttaactctgccatgctgtctgtgcttccccttcactctctgccatgctgtctgtgctcccccttcactctctgccatgctgtctttgccccttttcactctctgccatgctgtctgtgctcccccttcactctctgccatgctgtctgcgcTCCCCCtgtttactctctgccatgctgtctgcgctcccccttcactctctgccatgctgtctgcgctccccttcactctgtgccatgctgtatGCGcttcccttcactctctgccatgctttctgtgctcccccttcactctctgccatgctgtctttgccccttttcactctctgccatgctatcTGTGCTCCACTTTTTCACTCTCTACCacgctgtctgtgctcccccttttcactctctgccatgctgtctgtgatccctctttttactctctgccatgctgtctttgccccctttttactctctgccatgctgtctgtgctcccccttcactctctgcaatgctgtctgtgctcccccttcactctctgccatgctgtctgtgctcccccttttcactctctgccatgctgtctgcgctccccttcactctctgccatgctgtctgtgctccccttttcactctctgccatgctgtctgtgctcccccttcactctctgccatgctgtctttgcccattttcactctctgccatgctatcTGTGCTCCactttttcactctctgccatgctgtctgtgctcccccttatcactctctgccatgctgtctgtgctctcccttttcactctctgccatgctgtctgtgctcccccttttcactctctgccatgctgtctgtgctccccctttttaaTCTcagccatgctgtctgtgctcccccttttcactctctgccatgctgtctgtgctccccctttttactctctgccatgctgtctgtgctcccccttttcactctctgccatgctgtctgtgctccccctttttaaTCTcagccatgctgtctgtgctccccctttttactctctgccatgctgtctgtgctcccccttatcactctctgccatgctgtctgtgctctcccttttcactctctgccatgctgtctgtgctcccccttttcactctctgccatgctgtctgtgctctcccttttcactctctgccatgctgtctgtgctcccccttttcactctctgccatgctgtctgtgctccccctttttactctctgccaggctgtctgtgctcccccttttcactctctgccatgctgtctgtgctcccctttttactctctgccatgctgtctgtgctccccctttttactttctgccatgctgtctgtgatccctctttttactctctgccatgctgtctttgcccctttttactctctgccatgctgtctgtgctcccccttcactctctgccatgctgtctgtgctcccccttcactctctgccatgctgtctgtgctcccccttttaactctctgccatgctgtctttgcccattttcactctctgccatgctgtctgtgctcccccttttcactctctgccatgctgcctgtgctccccttaactctgccatgctgtctgtgcttccccttcactctctgccatgctgtctgtgctccccctttactctctgccatgctg
The Mixophyes fleayi isolate aMixFle1 chromosome 1, aMixFle1.hap1, whole genome shotgun sequence DNA segment above includes these coding regions:
- the LOC142096023 gene encoding uncharacterized protein LOC142096023 isoform X1 encodes the protein MPSTMQGPSCVLLCLIHFITALTDEEKKILVDKQNFYRSQMDPPAAGMKMLHWDTNLEDLATSYAAKCIWEHNEDRGFRGENLFMMSGSGLDVGLGLDDWHRERDFYNFTTNICQEGQMCGHYTQMVWADTERVGCGMKFCEKVEGFDEQNMYLLVCNYEPPGNFEGEKPYKIGVPCSACPPTHICKESLCAGDPDLWNRSSEIHTLLQGSLAKTSYPLDSALLTTQAAVDASTREGRPVTVPSADQGLNMASSSLDGSVAGPSQSAAIQNAGESSATGETASGQQGAAATSDFITALTDEEKKILVDKQNFYRSQMDPPAAGMKMLHWDTNLEDLATSYAAKCIWEHNEDRGFRGENLFMMSGSGLDVGLGLDDWHRERDFYNFTTNICQEGQMCGHYTQMVWADTERVGCGMKFCEKVEGFDEQNMYLLVCNYEPPGNFEGEKPYKIGVPCSACPPTHICKESLCADKDIEQKERSTAGPDPTQSELMPETTQSKLVPDPTQSELVPETTQSELMPDPTQSELMPDPTQSELMPDPTQSELVPDPTQSELMPDPTQSELVPDPTQSELMPDPTQSELLPDPTQSELVPDPTQSELVPDPTQSELMPNPTQSELMSDQTQSELVPDPTQSELMPNPTQSELMPNPTQSELMPDPTQSELMPDPTQSELMSDQTQSELMPEITQSELVPETTPWDLVPDPTQSEMMADTAQTTPKSLEISSPQDFEQVSTSSHKIEHPTLSMWSSSPLETATKITTDKIFSNNGPGASGGKELIAPVTISNPPLFSKKPLTEDISVLVDKDQQDELKDSPLPVVTLTLPAVLPPSTPSVQLTKDQKDSKKDRLETTKRPLYADPRTIKKVNKEKETNKQSINVILYPKKNKLRLNILSKAVKWNFKSDTSEGTYFGKHAYKPHIKQAHRAPCPYPCLNPPSKYPLVSPLYRTNHISPMGGPDKQDGTVIKSFINPSTKQLCKLFGYKRGIYSLYLPQTGSSNNIEENLTG
- the LOC142096023 gene encoding uncharacterized protein LOC142096023 isoform X2; the protein is MPSTMQGPSCVLLCLIHFITALTDEEKKILVDKQNFYRSQMDPPAAGMKMLHWDTNLEDLATSYAAKCIWEHNEDRGFRGENLFMMSGSGLDVGLGLDDWHRERDFYNFTTNICQEGQMCGHYTQMVWADTERVGCGMKFCEKVEGFDEQNMYLLVCNYEPPGNFEGEKPYKIGVPCSACPPTHICKESLCAGDPDLWNRSSEIHTLLQGSLAKTSYPLDSALLNFITALTDEEKKILVDKQNFYRSQMDPPAAGMKMLHWDTNLEDLATSYAAKCIWEHNEDRGFRGENLFMMSGSGLDVGLGLDDWHRERDFYNFTTNICQEGQMCGHYTQMVWADTERVGCGMKFCEKVEGFDEQNMYLLVCNYEPPGNFEGEKPYKIGVPCSACPPTHICKESLCADKDIEQKERSTAGPDPTQSELMPETTQSKLVPDPTQSELVPETTQSELMPDPTQSELMPDPTQSELMPDPTQSELVPDPTQSELMPDPTQSELVPDPTQSELMPDPTQSELLPDPTQSELVPDPTQSELVPDPTQSELMPNPTQSELMSDQTQSELVPDPTQSELMPNPTQSELMPNPTQSELMPDPTQSELMPDPTQSELMSDQTQSELMPEITQSELVPETTPWDLVPDPTQSEMMADTAQTTPKSLEISSPQDFEQVSTSSHKIEHPTLSMWSSSPLETATKITTDKIFSNNGPGASGGKELIAPVTISNPPLFSKKPLTEDISVLVDKDQQDELKDSPLPVVTLTLPAVLPPSTPSVQLTKDQKDSKKDRLETTKRPLYADPRTIKKVNKEKETNKQSINVILYPKKNKLRLNILSKAVKWNFKSDTSEGTYFGKHAYKPHIKQAHRAPCPYPCLNPPSKYPLVSPLYRTNHISPMGGPDKQDGTVIKSFINPSTKQLCKLFGYKRGIYSLYLPQTGSSNNIEENLTG